The following are encoded together in the Phragmites australis chromosome 19, lpPhrAust1.1, whole genome shotgun sequence genome:
- the LOC133899987 gene encoding disease resistance protein RGA5-like isoform X1, whose protein sequence is MFPRITFVYLSRLLLSLSSLRPVPSQRRRPASSELSCGSSFESSERRRDSQPPVTATLLLALAQGHRSMEVVMGALSRLILKLGDLLVGEYKLQKGVKGEIMFLQPELESMQGALEDISGVPSDQLDSQDKIWASDVRELSYDMEDSIDMFMVRCNGGEPAAGPHGMRVFMERSLDLLTRFKIRRQIATDIRDIKRRVIEVRERRERYKIDGVVAKHAVVDPRLLAHYTKVAELVGIDDTRDELIKILIEGNQVSKQQGKIISIVGFGGLGKTTLANAVYEKLRGQFDCWAFVSVSQTPDMRKLFKGMLYELGKSINEETLDERQLIDEIRKFLQTKRYCIVIDDIWDISVWKMIRCALPDDIGGFIIITTTRILKVAEQVGGAYKLKPLCLDNSRKLLYRRIFVNEEKYKCLDEHLTEVSDKILKKCAGVPLAIITIASLLAIKGGNKMEWYEVYNSIGTGLENGLDVENMRKILSYSYYDLPPHLRTCLLYLSVFPEDYEIKKDRLIWMWIAEGFVQCEKQGKSLFELGESYFNELINRSMIQPLYDMHDSMIESCRVHDMVLDLIRSLSSEENFATILNNVHKTSLSKKARRLSVQNNMVDNATPWASMSTQQVRSVVAFSSAFNQMPALASFRVLRVLDLKSYDLPRGCDLKYLGNLFHLRYLGLGRTRSAQLPEEIGNLRFLQILDVVGSNISSLPSTVVQLRDLMCLRIDENTRVPNGIGSLTSLEELSTLYICDSTDITEELCHATELRVLDIFCRTEWSDILEKSLVACLCKLPRILSLSIRVQSGAWNFDALVAHRHLRRLELHDCWFSRLPDWMSPLLLDLSFLWISVRELQQEDLDILGRLPALRYLYLKVDHESLKIPRRFVVAACSFPCLAGCRLLGFVGAVVFQQGAMTRLTGLAFTFHAREVREIANSDGSFDLGLGNLLSLQDVAVYFRSGGANEREVEEAKAALSHAIEIHPNHPNVDIWG, encoded by the exons ATGTTCCCTCGTATCACCTTCGTCTATCTCTCTCGTCTATTACTATCACTTTCGAGTCTTCGTCCTGTTCCAagtcagcggcggcggccagcgAGCAGCGAGTTGAGCTGCGGCAGCAGCTTCGAATCAAGCGAGCGGCGGCGCGATTCGCAACCACCGGTGACCG caaCTCTACTCCTTGCGCTCGCCCAGGGACACAGATCCATGGAGGTCGTGATGGGGGCACTGTCGAGGCTCATCCTCAAGCTTGGCGATCTGCTCGTCGGCGAGTACAAGCTGCAAAAGGGGGTGAAGGGGGAGATCATGTTCCTCCAACCTGAGCTCGAGAGCATGCAGGGCGCCCTCGAGGATATCTCGGGAGTTCCCTCGGACCAGCTTGACAGTCAGGACAAGATCTGGGCCAGCGATGTGCGAGAGCTGTCCTACGACATGGAGGACAGTATCGACATGTTCATGGTGCGCTGCAACGGCGGCGAGCCGGCCGCCGGGCCGCATGGCATGAGGGTGTTCATGGAGAGGAGCCTCGATTTGCTGACAAGGTTCAAGATTCGCCGTCAGATTGCTACTGACATCAGAGACATCAAGAGGCGTGTCATAGAGGTGCGCGAGCGGCGTGAGAGGTACAAGATCGACGGTGTTGTAGCTAAGCATGCTGTTGTTGATCCTCGTTTATTGGCTCATTACACGAAGGTGGCAGAGCTCGTTGGCATCGACGACACAAGAGATGAGCTAATCAAGATTTTGATCGAAGGGAACCAAGTGTCCAAGCAGCAAGGCAAGATAATTTCCATAGTTGGATTTGGGGGGCTGGGAAAGACAACTCTTGCTAATGCAGTGTATGAAAAGCTTAGAGGACAATTCGATTGCTGGGCTTTTGTTTCAGTGTCTCAAACTCCTGACATGAGAAAATTATTCAAGGGCATGCTCTATGAACTTGGCAAGAGCATCAATGAAGAAACATTGGATGAGAGGCAGCTCATCGATGAAATTAGAAAATTCCTTCAGACGAAGAG GTACTGCATTGTTATTGATGACATATGGGATATCTCAGTTTGGAAAATGATTAGATGTGCTTTGCCTGATGATATCGGTGGATTCATAATTATCACAACTACCCGTATTTTAAAGGTAGCTGAACAAGTTGGTGGTGCTTACAAGCTGAAACCCCTTTGTCTTGACAACTCCAGAAAATTATTGTACAGAAGAATATTTGTCAATGAAGAAAAATACAAATGTCTCGATGAGCACCTGACAGAAGTATCTgataaaatattaaagaaatgtGCCGGTGTACCATTAGCTATCATTACGATAGCTAGTTTGTTGGCTATTAAAGGAGGAAATAAAATGGAGTGGTATGAGGTGTACAACTCTATTGGTACTGGACTGGAGAATGGTCTAGATGTAGAGAATATGAGAAAGATTTTGTCATATAGCTATTATGATCTGCCACCCCATCTACGGACTTGTTTACTATATTTAAGTGTGTTTCCAGAAGATTATGAAATTAAAAAAGATCGTTTGATATGGATGTGGATAGCTGAAGGTTTTGTACAATGTGAAAAACAAGGGAAGAGCCTATTTGAACTTGGAGAGAGTTACTTCAACGAGCTCATAAACAGAAGCATGATCCAGCCTCTGTATGACATGCATGATTCTATGATAGAATCTTGCCGTGTACATGATATGGTTCTTGATCTTATCCGTTCCTTGTCAAGCGAAGAAAATTTTGCTACCATATTGAACAATGTGCACAAGACATCTCTGTCAAAAAAGGCTCGGAGGTTATCCGTTCAGAACAACATGGTAGATAATGCTACGCCTTGGGCTAGTATGAGCACACAGCAAGTGAGGTCAGTTGTTGCCTTTTCATCTGCTTTTAATCAAATGCCGGCCCTTGCGAGCTTCAGAGTTTTGCGTGTACTGGATTTGAAGAGTTATGATCTTCCACGAGGTTGCGATCTTAAGTATCTTggaaatttatttcacttgaggTACTTGGGACTAGGAAGGACACGTAGTGCTCAGCTCCCTGAAGAAATAGGAAACCTGCGATTTCTACAAATATTGGACGTAGTGGGCAGTAATATTTCTAGCTTGCCATCGACTGTTGTTCAGCTACGAGATTTGATGTGCCTGCGCATTGATGAGAATACAAGGGTGCCAAACGGGATTGGGAGCCTAACGTCCCTCGAAGAGCTCTCAACGTTATACATCTGCGATTCCACGGACATTACAGAAGAGCTATGCCATGCAACGGAGCTGAGGGTGCTGGATATTTTCTGCCGAACTGAATGGAGTGATATCTTGGAGAAATCTCTGGTGGCGTGCCTATGCAAGCTGCCAAGAATCCTGAGTCTCTCTATCCGGGTCCAATCTGGTGCATGGAACTTTGATGCTTTGGTCGCCCATCGACATCTCCGTAGATTGGAACTACATGACTGCTGGTTCTCTAGGCTGCCGGATTGGATGAGTCCCTTGCTTCTGGACCTCTCCTTCCTATGGATCTCCGTGAGGGAGCTGCAGCAGGAGGACCTCGACATCCTCGGGAGGTTGCCAGCTCTCCGCTATCTATATCTGAAGGTGGACCATGAGAGTCTCAAAATCCCCAGGAGATTCGTCGTTGCTGCTTGTTCGTTCCCATGCCTGGCAGGATGCAGGTTGTTGGGATTTGTAGGAGCCGTGGTGTTCCAGCAAGGAGCTATGACGAGGCTCACAGGCCTTGCCTTCACGTTCCATGCACGCGAGGTGAGAGAAATCGCCAACAGCGACGGTAGTTTCGACTTGGGCCTGGGGAACCTGCTGTCGCTCCAGGATGTCGCCGTTTACTTCCGATCTGGAGGTGCCAACGAGAGGGAAGTGGAGGAAGCGAAGGCTGCACTGAGCCATGCGATTGAGATTCATCCCAATCATCCCAACGTTGACATATGGGGCTGA
- the LOC133899989 gene encoding uncharacterized protein LOC133899989: MGSFKGHVLPGTLFLAVGLWRVWASVARFAADPSNFRVRAWNPVTAGPAPLRLLELYVVAGGAFADMCVEVLYSTHLRIFAGGEVNPAHLNDLEHGGMLLMFFLFGALALLSQKTRCLPLTDGALCLVAATAFTAEFLLFYFHSTTHMGLEGYYHYLLVVLIGLCIAATVLGALLPASFPADLGAGVLIALQGLWFYQTALTLYGPMLPTGCARDADGHIECRNRGAEERAEQLANFQLFGHVFLAFVYVLGCYAVAAARYGHPDLTTTHATHVAATELRGAGGDEGAI; encoded by the exons ATGGGGTCGTTCAAGGGCCACGTGCTGCCGGGCACTCTCTTCCTGGCGGTGGGATTGTGGCGTGTGTGGGCGTCCGTGGCGCGGTTCGCCGCCGACCCGTCAAACTTCCGCGTCCGCGCGTGGAACCCCGTCACGGCGGGGCCGGCGCCGCTGCGGCTGCTGGAGCTGTACGTGGTGGCCGGCGGCGCGTTCGCGGACATGTGCGTGGAGGTGCTCTACTCCACGCACCTCCGCAtcttcgccggcggcgaggtcaACCCGGCGCACCTCAACGACCTAGAGCACGGCGGCATGCTCCTCATGTTCTTCCTCTTCGGCGCGCTCGCCCTCCTCTCCCAGAAAACCAG GTGCCTGCCGTTGACGGACGGTGCGCTGTGCCtggtggcggcgacggcgttcACGGCGGAGTTCCTGCTcttctacttccactccacCACCCACATGGGGCTGGAGGGCTACTACCACtacctcctcgtcgtcctcatcGGCCTCTGCATCGCTGCCACCGTCCTCGGCGCGCTCCTGCCGGCCAGCTTCCCCGCCGACCTCGGCGCCGGCGTCCTCATCGCCCTGCAGGGCCTCTGGTTCTACCAGACCGCGCTCACGCTGTACGGGCCCATGCTCCCCACGGGCTGTGCCCGCGACGCCGACGGCCACATCGAGTGCCGCAACCGTGGCGCAGAGGAGCGCGCCGAGCAGCTCGCCAACTTCCAGCTGTTCGGGCACGTGTTCCTCGCGTTCGTGTACGTGCTCGGATGCTACGCCGTCGCCGCGGCCAGGTACGGGCACCCGGACCTGACGACGACGCACGCCACGCACGTCGCCGCGACGGAGCTCCGGGGCGCCGGCGGTGACGAGGGCGCGATCTAG
- the LOC133899987 gene encoding disease resistance protein RGA5-like isoform X2: MEVVMGALSRLILKLGDLLVGEYKLQKGVKGEIMFLQPELESMQGALEDISGVPSDQLDSQDKIWASDVRELSYDMEDSIDMFMVRCNGGEPAAGPHGMRVFMERSLDLLTRFKIRRQIATDIRDIKRRVIEVRERRERYKIDGVVAKHAVVDPRLLAHYTKVAELVGIDDTRDELIKILIEGNQVSKQQGKIISIVGFGGLGKTTLANAVYEKLRGQFDCWAFVSVSQTPDMRKLFKGMLYELGKSINEETLDERQLIDEIRKFLQTKRYCIVIDDIWDISVWKMIRCALPDDIGGFIIITTTRILKVAEQVGGAYKLKPLCLDNSRKLLYRRIFVNEEKYKCLDEHLTEVSDKILKKCAGVPLAIITIASLLAIKGGNKMEWYEVYNSIGTGLENGLDVENMRKILSYSYYDLPPHLRTCLLYLSVFPEDYEIKKDRLIWMWIAEGFVQCEKQGKSLFELGESYFNELINRSMIQPLYDMHDSMIESCRVHDMVLDLIRSLSSEENFATILNNVHKTSLSKKARRLSVQNNMVDNATPWASMSTQQVRSVVAFSSAFNQMPALASFRVLRVLDLKSYDLPRGCDLKYLGNLFHLRYLGLGRTRSAQLPEEIGNLRFLQILDVVGSNISSLPSTVVQLRDLMCLRIDENTRVPNGIGSLTSLEELSTLYICDSTDITEELCHATELRVLDIFCRTEWSDILEKSLVACLCKLPRILSLSIRVQSGAWNFDALVAHRHLRRLELHDCWFSRLPDWMSPLLLDLSFLWISVRELQQEDLDILGRLPALRYLYLKVDHESLKIPRRFVVAACSFPCLAGCRLLGFVGAVVFQQGAMTRLTGLAFTFHAREVREIANSDGSFDLGLGNLLSLQDVAVYFRSGGANEREVEEAKAALSHAIEIHPNHPNVDIWG, from the exons ATGGAGGTCGTGATGGGGGCACTGTCGAGGCTCATCCTCAAGCTTGGCGATCTGCTCGTCGGCGAGTACAAGCTGCAAAAGGGGGTGAAGGGGGAGATCATGTTCCTCCAACCTGAGCTCGAGAGCATGCAGGGCGCCCTCGAGGATATCTCGGGAGTTCCCTCGGACCAGCTTGACAGTCAGGACAAGATCTGGGCCAGCGATGTGCGAGAGCTGTCCTACGACATGGAGGACAGTATCGACATGTTCATGGTGCGCTGCAACGGCGGCGAGCCGGCCGCCGGGCCGCATGGCATGAGGGTGTTCATGGAGAGGAGCCTCGATTTGCTGACAAGGTTCAAGATTCGCCGTCAGATTGCTACTGACATCAGAGACATCAAGAGGCGTGTCATAGAGGTGCGCGAGCGGCGTGAGAGGTACAAGATCGACGGTGTTGTAGCTAAGCATGCTGTTGTTGATCCTCGTTTATTGGCTCATTACACGAAGGTGGCAGAGCTCGTTGGCATCGACGACACAAGAGATGAGCTAATCAAGATTTTGATCGAAGGGAACCAAGTGTCCAAGCAGCAAGGCAAGATAATTTCCATAGTTGGATTTGGGGGGCTGGGAAAGACAACTCTTGCTAATGCAGTGTATGAAAAGCTTAGAGGACAATTCGATTGCTGGGCTTTTGTTTCAGTGTCTCAAACTCCTGACATGAGAAAATTATTCAAGGGCATGCTCTATGAACTTGGCAAGAGCATCAATGAAGAAACATTGGATGAGAGGCAGCTCATCGATGAAATTAGAAAATTCCTTCAGACGAAGAG GTACTGCATTGTTATTGATGACATATGGGATATCTCAGTTTGGAAAATGATTAGATGTGCTTTGCCTGATGATATCGGTGGATTCATAATTATCACAACTACCCGTATTTTAAAGGTAGCTGAACAAGTTGGTGGTGCTTACAAGCTGAAACCCCTTTGTCTTGACAACTCCAGAAAATTATTGTACAGAAGAATATTTGTCAATGAAGAAAAATACAAATGTCTCGATGAGCACCTGACAGAAGTATCTgataaaatattaaagaaatgtGCCGGTGTACCATTAGCTATCATTACGATAGCTAGTTTGTTGGCTATTAAAGGAGGAAATAAAATGGAGTGGTATGAGGTGTACAACTCTATTGGTACTGGACTGGAGAATGGTCTAGATGTAGAGAATATGAGAAAGATTTTGTCATATAGCTATTATGATCTGCCACCCCATCTACGGACTTGTTTACTATATTTAAGTGTGTTTCCAGAAGATTATGAAATTAAAAAAGATCGTTTGATATGGATGTGGATAGCTGAAGGTTTTGTACAATGTGAAAAACAAGGGAAGAGCCTATTTGAACTTGGAGAGAGTTACTTCAACGAGCTCATAAACAGAAGCATGATCCAGCCTCTGTATGACATGCATGATTCTATGATAGAATCTTGCCGTGTACATGATATGGTTCTTGATCTTATCCGTTCCTTGTCAAGCGAAGAAAATTTTGCTACCATATTGAACAATGTGCACAAGACATCTCTGTCAAAAAAGGCTCGGAGGTTATCCGTTCAGAACAACATGGTAGATAATGCTACGCCTTGGGCTAGTATGAGCACACAGCAAGTGAGGTCAGTTGTTGCCTTTTCATCTGCTTTTAATCAAATGCCGGCCCTTGCGAGCTTCAGAGTTTTGCGTGTACTGGATTTGAAGAGTTATGATCTTCCACGAGGTTGCGATCTTAAGTATCTTggaaatttatttcacttgaggTACTTGGGACTAGGAAGGACACGTAGTGCTCAGCTCCCTGAAGAAATAGGAAACCTGCGATTTCTACAAATATTGGACGTAGTGGGCAGTAATATTTCTAGCTTGCCATCGACTGTTGTTCAGCTACGAGATTTGATGTGCCTGCGCATTGATGAGAATACAAGGGTGCCAAACGGGATTGGGAGCCTAACGTCCCTCGAAGAGCTCTCAACGTTATACATCTGCGATTCCACGGACATTACAGAAGAGCTATGCCATGCAACGGAGCTGAGGGTGCTGGATATTTTCTGCCGAACTGAATGGAGTGATATCTTGGAGAAATCTCTGGTGGCGTGCCTATGCAAGCTGCCAAGAATCCTGAGTCTCTCTATCCGGGTCCAATCTGGTGCATGGAACTTTGATGCTTTGGTCGCCCATCGACATCTCCGTAGATTGGAACTACATGACTGCTGGTTCTCTAGGCTGCCGGATTGGATGAGTCCCTTGCTTCTGGACCTCTCCTTCCTATGGATCTCCGTGAGGGAGCTGCAGCAGGAGGACCTCGACATCCTCGGGAGGTTGCCAGCTCTCCGCTATCTATATCTGAAGGTGGACCATGAGAGTCTCAAAATCCCCAGGAGATTCGTCGTTGCTGCTTGTTCGTTCCCATGCCTGGCAGGATGCAGGTTGTTGGGATTTGTAGGAGCCGTGGTGTTCCAGCAAGGAGCTATGACGAGGCTCACAGGCCTTGCCTTCACGTTCCATGCACGCGAGGTGAGAGAAATCGCCAACAGCGACGGTAGTTTCGACTTGGGCCTGGGGAACCTGCTGTCGCTCCAGGATGTCGCCGTTTACTTCCGATCTGGAGGTGCCAACGAGAGGGAAGTGGAGGAAGCGAAGGCTGCACTGAGCCATGCGATTGAGATTCATCCCAATCATCCCAACGTTGACATATGGGGCTGA